In Sulfitobacter guttiformis, the genomic stretch TTAAGGTCTGCAACAGTCCCTATTGAGATAGCATCCAGGATTCCCTGTTTGAAACAACTCTATCTAAGTGAGGCATAGTGCCGAATGGTGGAGGAATAATGGACACTTTTCAGCCCTATGCCGATGCAGTGTTCGAAACAGTTGAGTCCACACTGCGTTACATTGATAAGAGTTTTAGTTACATAGACTAACTGTGGCGTCTGTCTGGAGTTTTTCGTTGAACAGTCCAGATTGTACTCACCCCTCCAACCGGTGTTGCGGGAGTTGCTGGGCCAATCAAGACGAGCAGCATTCGATATGTATTTTTTTGCGCAACAGGTGAAGAATATTCTGCATCCGTACCATTGTGAGGACCGGTTGCAGTCATGAACGCGTTTGAGCAATGTAATTTCAGTGTCACAAAGCTCGCCGCTTTGGTGGTAGCTAGCATGTTGCTTTAAAGCTGATTGGACACGAACATGAGGTGATATATACGACAAAGCAAGTTTGTATACTCATTTTAGGCTCTAAGAGATGTAAGCTCACCAGTGATGCGGGAATGGAAAATAGAAGTATAAGTGTTTTGGAATTGGAGGGGTGGAGATGACCGCTTCAGAGCTTGGGACCAAGCTTTTCAGGATGACTGACGCGAATTCGCTGGCCCTCTTGAAGTTGGGTGATGCTCATAAATATGCTCACGGTCATGCAGCTGTCGTTTACGGCCCCATGGGATAATGGTGCAATGCGCTTCTGGCCGCAAAAGCCGCATTGCGTATTGGTGCGGAAGTAGTGAGCGTCGTCTGTCACGAAAATGCTGTGATGCAGCATGCCGCACAACTCTAAGCAATCATGCTCAACCCTTACAAGAATATAGATACATTCGAAGGTCATCTTCATTTTATCAGGCCAGCGGCCCATTGTATTGGTCCTAACCTTGGATCAGGATCCGATAGTAAATCTGTCTTGCCGCAGTCACTGATGCTGAACATTCAGATGTGCATTGATGCGGATCCAATCACAATGATGTCGCAAAAGTCATTGGGGTTGCCTTCAATCCGGACTTCACAAAATGTTATTGTGCCGCACGAAAGGCGGATTGTGCCCCTTCATTCCCGAGGTTTTCTCGACAACTTCCTGCAGCGTTTCGTTGGCGTGCGCTGCTGCTAAAAAAGTGGGTTGCGTTGTGTTGTTCAATGGACCCGACGACTGTTGTCGTTGCGCCAGGCAGGCTGTCTGCGATTGATTCCGCGCGAGCGGTCAAACATACAGGTTAATTCGCCACGGCAGGTTCAGGGGATTTGCGAGCGGGATTTGTGACTGCAGATAGGTGCCGCCGGCTAGCTTTGGACCGACTCCAGATAAAGGAGCAAATCTTCGAAGTCAGCCTCAAGAACCTCTCCATCTGCACCACCATTAGGGTAGACGTGGCGCAGTCCTGTCTTGGCAAACTCGGGCATGGCTGAATTGGGGTCGTCTTTTTCAAGCAAGCCCATGACAAACCTTCTGACAAACTCTTTCGGAAATGATCCGTCGTTACGCTGGCTGAGACCTGTCAGATTTGGTGGCGTGACGCCTGTGCCTGAATAAGCTGCTCCTGCGCCTTGTCCTGCTGGCCCATGACATTGCGAGCATTCTTTTGCATAGACGAGTTGGCCTCTTTGCACCGAATTGCGCGTTTCCACAGTTGAGCTTGTACAGGCCATTAGGAAAGCTGCGCAGGTGCCTACGATAACTGTGAAACGTGCTTGCATGCCTTGAACTCAATCCAATGGTTAGTGGTGTGGGAGAAACCGCTGTTAATGATGTGCAGCTAGCAGCATACCTGTATAAACCATAGTGTAAATGAAAGTTGTGCCATTGATCTGTATCAACTGTAAGCTTCATTTCCGAGGTATTATGTATTTAACTCAAGCGAGAGGGCCAGAGGGAGTTAGAGCCGCGTGAAGAATAATTTTTGCTCTATCTTTCCGTATAAGCCGGCCAACTTCCAAAGAACGCGACGCCAGATGAGTTCTTTGCCCTTTAGTCTGTTTGGTCGCAAAGGGTGAGTGAGGTAAACTTCTTTGAACACAGGATCGTCCGCGCATCCTTGACTGACGGCACACTCAAGCTCGACGGGTCTTTGCTGATAGATACCTTAATGCAAATCCATGATAATGCAGCATTGGTTGCGGCTGCTGATATTGCATGCATCGATATATCCGAACTCTCCCAAATGGACACAGCTGGAGCCTGGTTCATCGTTTCGCGGCGAAAAGGAGCGGAGAAACAGGGGCGGAGCTTGGAAGTACTGGGAGCTACAGCGGCTCAAACGCAACTGATCCAAACCGTTGAACAAAATATGCCGCCGGACAGCGTTGTGCTACAGAAGCCGCTGACGCTCTCTGACCGCTTTGAGGGTTTTGGTCAAAAAGTGGTTCTCGCGATGCGTATGGCAATCGAATTGATATCGTTTCTTGGCCAGGTCATCGCAACCCTTGGGGGGATCATTAGGCGCCCCAGCAGACTGCGGTTAACGTCTGTCGTTCACCACTGTCAGGAAATCGGGGTCAATGCTGTGCCAATTGTGGCCCTAATGGCATTTCTGATTGGCGTTGTTCTGGCATTTCAGGGATCGGCGCAGTTGCGGCAATTCGGGGCAGAAGTGTTTGTTGTCGACCTCATTGCTATTTCTATCCTACGCGAGCTGGGTATTTTGTTGACTTCCATCATTGTCGCCGGCCGCTCTGGCTCAGCCTTTACGGCTGCGATTGGCTCTATGAAAA encodes the following:
- a CDS encoding c-type cytochrome yields the protein METRNSVQRGQLVYAKECSQCHGPAGQGAGAAYSGTGVTPPNLTGLSQRNDGSFPKEFVRRFVMGLLEKDDPNSAMPEFAKTGLRHVYPNGGADGEVLEADFEDLLLYLESVQS
- a CDS encoding ABC transporter permease; translation: MVRASLTDGTLKLDGSLLIDTLMQIHDNAALVAAADIACIDISELSQMDTAGAWFIVSRRKGAEKQGRSLEVLGATAAQTQLIQTVEQNMPPDSVVLQKPLTLSDRFEGFGQKVVLAMRMAIELISFLGQVIATLGGIIRRPSRLRLTSVVHHCQEIGVNAVPIVALMAFLIGVVLAFQGSAQLRQFGAEVFVVDLIAISILRELGILLTSIIVAGRSGSAFTAAIGSMKMREEIDAMRTLGLDPVTILVVPRVLALVLMLPALGFIANISGLVGGALMSWIELGVSPAVFQARLVSNTDVWHFGVGMIKAPFFALIIGIIGCYQGMKVGGNAESLGRLTSASVVLSIFMVIVMDAMFSIFFAVVGV